One Nicotiana tabacum cultivar K326 chromosome 23, ASM71507v2, whole genome shotgun sequence genomic window, GAAATTAATAACTTATGtataattcaataattttttaatataaatatgaaaaTTAGACAAAAGTTATTGGATTCAACCGAACCCGTATCCAAAGGGCTAACCCCGCCCTAACTCCACTTCATTTCATGAcctaaaagaaaattaaagataTATACTTTTCCTATTTTAAACTGGTGATGTATAGGAAAATTATAACTAAATACTGAGGTGTAATTTTATGTCACAACCCGGTTTTCCACCCTTCTAGTTTCTACACACTGATTTTCCAATTTGAACAAATATAAGTAATTGAATTGACTCCAAGCTTCCCCTGACATTAATGGGTATAGAGATAGAATTGTTTTTAAAATACTTAAATTCCTTTAGAGCAGTGTTTGTTAACACGTCTTTATATACTTCCATTCTTTTGTTTCCATTTTCAAACTCATTTATTGCCAAATGCCAAAGCAAATTGACAATTTTCTTAAAGTGTGACattaaatataatattattttatggcGAGAAATTAATGGCAGCAAATCTATCCCTGTGGAGTTCAGCAATTCCCAACTGGCAATTGATTGGCAAGCAGCCATCACCCAccatccaaaaaaataaaattaacattaGTTCCAAATTAAAGTTGAGTTCGACAATATCAAATGATGGTGAAATTTAACATAGGAAAGTTAATACATTTACTTTCTTTGTTAGCTCAAACATCAATTTTTAAATCTTGTTTTAActgaatttatatttaaaattacataTAGTCACTTAAGCCAAAATCTTTTACAGTTAAGAATATTAATGATGGATCTAATAATCCTAGTTATGTTTGATTTTTCAAATAGAATGGTGTCAAACAATTTGAGATAGAAGGGTAGTATAATTTTTTTCAATCAATTTGGAAAAAGTATGGAAATTTTGAATGAAAGAATACAGATTAGATAAAATGTGAACATTTTGTAGTCACGTCTCTAAGTTTGAATGCGTCTAATATCTATTACACTTGTTTTAGGAGTTAGAAAGAAACATTCAAATAAATCAATTTTTATGTCGTTTGATTCTTTCTTGTATCTTTTTCAAGTCAAACTTTTAAAAGACAATAATCTGAAACAGAAAGGAGTAATAACGGGTATTAGGTGTGGGCACAGTGATTCATAAAGtaaaagaatttcagattttggatTGTTCAATTACTCCATACAATatgtaattaaaaagaaaaaattcattTTGGTCCATTCTGTTCTTGTACAGTTATATACACACAGCTACATCCACCATTTAATAGTTTAATGATAGGTACAACTACTCTAGGAACATTTTGCATTAATAATGACAAAAGAAAGAAACTTAAGAAAAAAACAGAAGTGGACCTTTTTCTTTGAACTTCTTTCACAAAACTTTATAATAGGGACATTAAACCCCTTGACCTAATTATAGGAGAAGTAACTGCTATTTTGGTCCCCAAGATGGCCTAAAAACTAATTACGCTTTTGAACATAAAAAATGTGAgatttgaaaaaggaaaaaaaaagtaattttttaatttcaatTGAAAAAaggtatttaaaatttaaaattatgtttgcACATGCATTTCAgttgaaaaaatattgcagtttTGTAGGAGGAAAACTttatttacttgaaaaatatgtaattgtttttaaaatttataactcatcttcaaaaaaaatttaaaatcattttcaaaaattcaGTTAAATATATAACTAAACactgatttgaaaatattatttggaaaaaagaaaaaacaaattatATCCAAACGGCTCATAAATTGTCTCTTCTCGGAATGAATTTTCTTATGATCATTAAAGGCCTATGTTATCAAAATGTCCAGAAGAATCATTAATCATTTGCATCTTCTACTGTTTAATAAAAAGCCATTGGAAAAAACATTTAggagttcttttttttttaattttcattttctttagcATCCTAATCTCCAAAGGCGAATTCAGAATTTAAAAAATAGGTTTAGAATAGatgtaatcttttttttttgaatatgtaCACATTGGTCAAGTCGCAAGCAATATTTAACCGTTTTTCTATCTCCACAATATAGGGGTAAAGTTTGCGTACACATTATCTTCTGCATATCCTATTATATGGAATTACACTGACTATGTTTGTTGTAAACCCGGCTTAGATCCGACTCTGGTTCCTCCATTCCATCAGAAAACAATCTTTGGACCATTTCTGGCACCACTTTTGTGGTTATAGGTCAAGGaagattttaattaatcttgGTGATATATTGTTGGGTCAATGATTCCTAAGAGGGATTTTCACAACAGTAGGGTGGTTTaagattttgttaattttttttacgCAAAAGTTGACTCTTTTATTTACTTTACTGTCCAAGTACATTATATCTTTTGTGACCTTTTATAACTCAATAATAGAACAAATAAAATGAACCATAAAGTGTAAAAGAAAATTAGGAAATAGCACATGAAGATGTGAACAAGTTTCATAAAGAAATTTACTTACTAATAAATATCCTTTCTTCCTCTATGTTTTCTTgattttattaacatatttaTACAGTTTAATGACCAAATTCTTGTCAGACAGATTGCATTAATCTTGACTAACCACAATAACTGCAAACCCCACACCTGCAAAAAGGGtgaaagaaggaaaaaattaACTTTGGAAGACTCATTCAATTCAACcttcatttctttctttcatttcattcatCTTTAGGTACCTATGTATAAGGAAAGAAAGAGTCTGGTGCGTAGTGATGGTAACGGTGCCTTGGTTGGTGAATGGAATAAATGCTTCTGTTCTTAAATCTCTGTATTGGCAACAGACCCTACATATGATGCATACTCCACTGTAGTGATAGTGAAGTCTCAAAAACCAGACATATTGGCTTCTCCTTTTGTTTGCTATCACTAAAAACATTTAACTAAATATACTAGAAACTCAACCTACATTTCATCAAAATTTTGGTGAAAGTAAGAAGAGAGTTTCTGAACGAGTATGATTTCGTTATATATAGACTTCATAAATTTTTTAAGTGGAGGTTTGGAGAAACGGTTAAGTTGTCTCTAtgtgacctataagtcacacGTTCGAGTCGTGGAATCAACCACTGATATATAGAGTAGATTGCTTACATAACAGTCCCTTGAGGTGTGTTTCCGAATCATGCGTGAATACAGAAATACTTCGTGCACTAAACTACACTTCTTTATGGACgttataaatttatatttataagtCGAGTAAAAAAGTAATGAGTTCAGCAATTATTCATAAGTAAAGGAGGAAGGAGGAAGGAGGAAGGAGGAAGGTGACCACGTGGAGACAACCGTCAAATATGTGCAGACTTttgtttaagaaaagaaattaagCAGTTTCTGTATTAAACTAACAGACCAACCTTCTTTTCCAGCCAAGCCAGGCATTTTCTATTTGCATTCCACTAGTTTAGTATTACCCCTTCTGCTCTCTATGCATGTCATTGCCAGCCAGCTTAACAGCAAACTCCaaattttccttccttttttttttctatctttcTAAGCCCACTTTCTTGAAATCTTCATTTTTCTCGAAATTCAGCAAATTATAGAATTTAGGGTTAGTGACACCAACCCAGATATACAAAATACCTAAAGTTTATAACTTTATTGTTTCCTCCAAGAAAAGAGTACTAAATCACAGAAATTTAAGATATGCCCATAAATGTACTTTAATTTCTTTCTTGTTTAAGCAGATACTAAGCATTGAAAAATGCTCCTGCTTAGTCAAGATTTAAAtcttgtattttttataattggaCCCCATTTGAGAAAAGGCAAAAGGGTGTCTGAAGAAGTAGAGATCAAGAAGTTTCAGGACTGGATCCAGCAATGATAATGCTGGAGTGGTTGTGTTGGGGAACATGAAAAAATTAGGTACATttgttcattgttttgttcttgtttggtGTTTTTGTTTGCTTGAATTGGAATTGGTCTCCCCATTAACTGAAAAAGAGATCTTGCTTCAATTCAAGGGTAACATTTCTACAGACCCTTACAATAGTTTAGTTTCTTGGAATCCTAGTGGTAGCCCTTGCCTTGACTTTAGTGGTGTTTTCTGCAATTCTGCTGGAAATGTGGTGAAGATTGTGTTGTGGAACGCTAGTCTTGGTGGTGTTCTCTCCTCTGCCTTAGCAGAACTTAAGTCTTTGCGAATCCTCACTTTGTTTGGGAACAAATTCACTGGCAATATTCCTGTAGAGTACAGTGGGATTGATTCATTATGGAAGATTAATGTAAGCTCCAATGCTTTATCTGGTTCAATTCCTGAATTTCTTGGGGATTTGCCAAATATAAGATTCCTTGATTTGTCAAGAAATGTGTATAGTGGTGAAATTCCTGCGGCTTTGTTTATGAATTGTAACAAAACAAGGTTCATTTCCTTGTCCCATAACAATCTTTCAGGTTCAATTCCAGTATCAATTGGAAACTGTCAGAATCTTGAAGGGATAGACTTATCTTTTAATGGTCTTACTGGAAGTTTACCTTCACAAATTTGTGATATTCCAGGGCTAGTTTACTTGTCTGTGAGGAGCAATGCTCTAACAGGAAATGTTCAAGAGAAGGTTTCCACATGTCAAAGATTGGAGCTTTTGGATCTTGGTAGCAATAAGTTCTCTGGTTTGGCTCCTTTTGGGGCTCTTGAATTGGTAAATCTTACATATTTCAATGTTTCAAGTAATGGTTTTGATGGGGAGATAGTTAACTCTAGCACTTGTAGTCAGAGACTGGAAGTGTTGGATGTTTCAAGAAATAATTTCTTTGGTGAAATTCCCTTGAGCATCTCGAAATGCAGCGCCCTCAAGTACTTGGACATGGCAAATAATAGGATTAATGGAACTATACCTACTGAGCTTGCGGATTTGAAAAGCCTTTCTGTTATTCGATTGGGTAATAATTCACTAGGGGGAACAATTCCAGCCGAGCTTGGTAGTATCGAATGGCTTGCAGTTTTGGACCTGCATAATCTCACCCTATTTGGTGAAATCCCATATGACATTAGCAACTGCAAGCTTCTTCTTGAACTGTGAGTTAATTACCATCTCAAGTTTAATGTTTTTGTTAATGTTAACGTTGTTTTAAACTGGAATTGAACTGTCTACAATTTGCTACAGGGATCTTTCTGGGAACCTTTTAGAAGGAGAAATACCGCAGAATCTATACAACTTGTCAAACCTTGTATATCTTGACTTACATCATAACCAACTGAATGGAAGTATACCATCAACCATTGGAAATTTGTCTAACTTGCACTTTTTGGATTTATCAGAAAATGTGCTGTCCGGATCAATCCCTGTTGCTCTTGAGAATCTGCATAATTTAACTCATTTTAATGTATCTTACAACCTTCTATCTGGTGCTATACCATCAATTGAGAGCATCCAGCAGTTTGGACCCTCGGCATTTTTTCATAATAGTGGTCTTTGTGGTGCTCCTTTAGATGTTTCATGCTCTCCCAGTGGCATTGCTCCTGCAAAAGGGAAACCAAGATTGAGTGCCTCAGCTATTGTTGCTATTGTCGCTGCTGCAGTAATCCTTACGGGCGTTTGTTTGATAACCATCATTAATATGAAAGCTAGGCGGAGGAGGAGAAGAGCAGACGAGACAATAATTGTAGAGAGCACGCCACTGGCTTCTACAGATTCAAATGTCATTATAGGAAAGTTGGTTCTTTTCAGCAAGACTTTGCCTTCAAAATATGAGGACTGGGAGGCTGGCACAAAAGCTTTGCTAGACAAGGAGTCTTTGATTGGTGGAGGAACAATTGGATCGGTTTACAGAACATCCTTTGAAGGTGGTGTATCACTTGCAGTGAAAAAGCTCGAGACATTGGGGCGAATAAGAAATCAAGatgaatttgagcatgaaattggGCGGTTAGGGACACTTCAGCATCCAAATCTTGTTGCTTTACAAGGATACTACTGGTCCTCTAGTATGCAGTTAATATTATCAGAGTTTGTTCCAAATGGAAACCTGTACGATAATTTACATGGACTTAGTTATCCCGGAACCAGCACTGGTGCTGGTAATCCAGAACTGAATTGGCCAAGAAGGTTTCAGATTGCTGTAGGGACAGCTCGAGCCCTCGCGTATCTTCACCATGACTGCAAACCTCCTGTCCTTCATCTTAACGTTAAGTCCACTAATATACTCCTGGACACAAACTATGAAGCCAAATTGACTGATTATGGTCTTGGTAAGTTCCTTCCCTTGCTGGATAACTATGGACTAACCAAGTTCCACAATGCAGTTGGTTATGTTGCACCAGAGTTGGCGCAAAGTTTGAGACTAAGCGATAAATGTGACGTTTACAGTTTTGGGGTAATTCTGCTGGAGTTGGTCACTGGAAGGAAACCAGTGGAGAACCCAGTAGCAAATGAGGTGGTGGTCTTGTGTGAATATGTTAGAGGCCTGATTGAAAGGGGTGCTGCTTCAGACTGTTTTGATAGAAGTTTGAGGGGCTTTGCAGAAAATGAGCTGATTCAGGTAATGAAGCTAGGCTTGATTTGTACTTCTGAAACGCCTTCAAGGAGACCTAGCATGGCTGAGGTAGTGCAAGTTCTTGAGTCCATCAGGAATGGCCTGGGCTCATAGTAAAGAATCAGTAGAGCTCTTGGACTATTTGAAATGTGAACTGTTCATAGAATGAGGGAGAAGTAGTCTAGCTGGGATTTCATTTTGTGTTTCAACAGGTTAAGGGCCTTGAGGCAGAGCCTGTTATGATTGCTTCTCATGAGATTGGGTGAGGAAATCAGAAAGGGTCCCAAATAAGAGAGGCACACAGACCAATTAATCGTATCGGTCATATTCTTGAATTTGGAACAGGAGTAATTAGGAAGTGGCTGCTTTTGGTACAAAGAGAAGATTCTTTTGTATTTGATTTGTGATTCTTTTAATCAATTGGTCATTGTAAGTTTACAATAAAGCCATTCTTTTCCTGTAAGTTGCCAAGTCATTTTGATATCTCATATGCAGGTTGATAACTACTTTTTAGAACCATATGATCTGGTAATCCATTTACTTTTaccaattaattaataaataaaatagagACAATTTCCAATTGATTACCAGTCTAAGCCCAAAAGGCTCCATTGGAGCTACAATGCAGCATTAATGAGCCAGATATTAACACAAGATGAGCAATAACTTGGATTCTTCAAGCTATCAAAGGAAGGAAGCATATAGCATCTTTGTCCCCTTTGACTAACTATTTTGATGTCCAAATCAACAAACCTTCAAAGGGATGTAAGAAATCAATTCATTTCTCAAATAACATTATCTACTACTAACACAAGAATGAATGCGAACAAATAATGAGTCGGTACATGTACCTGTAACTATACAACTAGGgggaatataaaaagaaaaataagcttTCAGGCCATACTTATTGACTATGCACATTAAATTTGGAAAAGAATTTCATTTGATACCAATTTCTACATGCTATATGCTTAGCCTTGCATCAATGTTGATTGCTAATTCACCTATCTACATTCTCTGGAATCCTGAGGCTGGTCAAAACCCACAAACTTGGAGGAATGCATTTGCGAATGGCAGTCTGGCATTTTTGGTTTTCTCTGCATTTGGTTCCCAATGCTGCATCCTGATCTCATTATCAGAACATTAGGCACTAAGTTGAACCATTCAAAGCTATCTTACGTGTGACCTCATTCCTGCCAAAGTTTTGGCTACGGTTGACTATGAGTAAAGGATCGTGTGATTATGAGTAAAGGATCGTGTGATTAGCAACTTAACTCAGAGACCTACGCATCTCCAAAACTTTCTGAATACGTTGCATAACTGTGGAAATATCCTTCTCACTTAAGGTAGTAAAACATAACCTGAACCACCCAGGTTCAACGCAGTGGCAGGAAGAACCAGGAGTTACATTGATCTTAGCTACATTTAGTAGCTTATCCCAAAGCTCAATCTCTCCCTTTTCACTATACGATCGAATTAAC contains:
- the LOC107793253 gene encoding putative LRR receptor-like serine/threonine-protein kinase At1g12460, which gives rise to MKKLGTFVHCFVLVWCFCLLELELVSPLTEKEILLQFKGNISTDPYNSLVSWNPSGSPCLDFSGVFCNSAGNVVKIVLWNASLGGVLSSALAELKSLRILTLFGNKFTGNIPVEYSGIDSLWKINVSSNALSGSIPEFLGDLPNIRFLDLSRNVYSGEIPAALFMNCNKTRFISLSHNNLSGSIPVSIGNCQNLEGIDLSFNGLTGSLPSQICDIPGLVYLSVRSNALTGNVQEKVSTCQRLELLDLGSNKFSGLAPFGALELVNLTYFNVSSNGFDGEIVNSSTCSQRLEVLDVSRNNFFGEIPLSISKCSALKYLDMANNRINGTIPTELADLKSLSVIRLGNNSLGGTIPAELGSIEWLAVLDLHNLTLFGEIPYDISNCKLLLELDLSGNLLEGEIPQNLYNLSNLVYLDLHHNQLNGSIPSTIGNLSNLHFLDLSENVLSGSIPVALENLHNLTHFNVSYNLLSGAIPSIESIQQFGPSAFFHNSGLCGAPLDVSCSPSGIAPAKGKPRLSASAIVAIVAAAVILTGVCLITIINMKARRRRRRADETIIVESTPLASTDSNVIIGKLVLFSKTLPSKYEDWEAGTKALLDKESLIGGGTIGSVYRTSFEGGVSLAVKKLETLGRIRNQDEFEHEIGRLGTLQHPNLVALQGYYWSSSMQLILSEFVPNGNLYDNLHGLSYPGTSTGAGNPELNWPRRFQIAVGTARALAYLHHDCKPPVLHLNVKSTNILLDTNYEAKLTDYGLGKFLPLLDNYGLTKFHNAVGYVAPELAQSLRLSDKCDVYSFGVILLELVTGRKPVENPVANEVVVLCEYVRGLIERGAASDCFDRSLRGFAENELIQVMKLGLICTSETPSRRPSMAEVVQVLESIRNGLGS